aacttatgCAAAAGATAAAAGAAAGTATAGACTGAATTAATTGTTAAAGATTTTGATAGATTATCATACATTTTTTAGGCTCATAGCTCGACTTTATACCGACTCGGAAAGAAGATGAAAGGAATCAGAGAAGTGTTAGGTGATCAAAAGATCTGAACAACTAAGATTAGGTGATCAAGGGACAGCGGCGATCACGTGGCCGGAAATGGTCACCGGAGATGGGAGGGGAGGTGGCGGCGAGGTGTGAGAGTCAAATAGGTGTGTGTGGTGTGTGGTAGGGCCAACGAggtaaaagaaaaggaagatataCAGCGATCATTCCTTTTCTAACGTGGAGGATTCCTTGCCACCTTTTCCTTTCGCATTGGGAAAGCTTGGTGACAAGCGCTCGGAGTCTCGGAAGGTCGAGCCTCCATGGTGAAGGAATTATCGTTTTCCCATATAGAGAGATAGACACGTGgcctaagatatattataaattttattgaaTCTTGATCATGAttattgataaaagaaaatttatttatgataattttttttttaagaagtggctttaattaaaattatttttaaattattattatagatCATTTGCTCTCGTTTATAAAGGGACGAAACATCTCTTAACAACAAAATATCAAAAATTAGGATTATatatttattcttattttttttaagttATCATTTATAATGAACCTCCGAAgaatgagaagaaagaagaagatgaatcTAATACTCATCGTAGATCGATAATGTAATGACTTGATATGTAATTCTGATTTTTGATGTaccattatttatttttatttttaatatttttttttttaaaatgatataattatagtttttatagTACAGTGGCATCTCAGCTAACCAAATTGGACTGTTTAAGGTGGTGAGGAAGAAGTTGATATAAGCTCTCATAGCTGACAAGTATCAGCTATGAGTGTGGGTGAACTCATGGCGCTTGCAGATCCAGAGGTTAAAGCCTGCGCACCTTGTCAGAAATGAATGCTAAACGAAGCTGCAGCTAATAGCTGTTCCATCAAGATTTATACAGACTGCACCACACTGCACTGCACAGCAAAAAGAAATGAACGCTAAATCACTGTTCATAGTAGGTTTAGCAGCACATAAACTACATGTATACGCATGCAAGTACAGCTCGAAAACACTGTCCAGAGATGAAACCAGTGCTTCGTACGATGAAAGGATTCAGTGGTCAATACATGAGGCATATTGGTACAAGAGAATTTAGCTTACATACATACTTGTATGCTATTGTTTATGTTGAGAAATGGAAAAAGATAAGTGGTGGCCAAACAAGATATTAAATAGCTTGTGAGCATCTAATGCTTGCAATGAGTTACTGAATGTAACTCTTTAAACAGTATAAAGAATTAATTTGCCAATGCAATGAGATGACATGGAATTGTCTTATTACTTAAACATTACAAGTTATTTTCTAAATTAGATTAATCCCACACCCAAAAGTACTgctaagaaataatatttttgagattGATTACATTATGTAACAGCTATTTTGAATGTCAAAGTTCTAATAAATTTGTGGAAATAATTGATAGGTTAGGATCGGTAATACAGTATTCATAACggcatattttattatttttttaatattttaaaaataactatcatatatataatattttatttaaaaaatctttaattttggCTTACTGAATAACGCATCCTGATTGATTTTTACATAACGGTGCTTCCTTCTTCATCAATCAAACAAACATATTATTTATCCTATACAATTGCTATCCTTTATCGTCACATCGTCTTTCTCCTTGTCCTCCCACCTCTTCTATCATCATTCGTCATTATTGTTTATCACTTTCTCCCCCTTCATCTATCTCTCCTTGCCGCCGTGGTGGGAGCACATTAGATAGAGTCGTGTAGTGAGGGTGCCAATGATGGAGGCGATAGCGATAACTTTTTCACCCCCTCTATCGCCTATACTTCCCTTGCATTGTCGCCACCATCATCCTCCCCCCCCCCTTTGATGGCCCCTCCCTTATCATCGTAGAAGTGCTATGCAACACTTTCGTGATTACCCCTCCAGTCACCCCCGCGAAGGCATGGGTGGACGTTTCCATTGTGTGACACCCTTAGGAAAGAgatgggaggaggaagagggggaaGGGAGAACGGGGAGAAGGTAACtcgagaaagaggaggagatgaTGACACCGACAATCAAAGGTATTTTTATTTGATTAACGAAAAAAAAATGTCATCCTAATAAAAATGAGAGTGCTATcggataaaaatcttaatattaaaagtatttttaagtaaaatatcatatatatatatattgaaatgtataatttttttgaaaatttacctATTTATATATTGACAATTGAGATAGGAAGAAAAATGATATCATATTATTTCGAAGGGTTGGATGGTGTCACTGCTTCCATGAATTCCCATTTATTATATTCCTGTCAACAGACGATACCGCATCGAGTGAGATCATGGGATCAACCGCTACTGATGTGATCTCTGTATCATCCAAAGATTCCCCCCAAAAGGCAAAAGAATTAAGAAAGAGAGGGCATTAGACCAGAGAGATTGGCCGGAGAGTTACGGTGTAACTGGGAGAGGCCTCGTTTTGGCGCTATCTCTTCACGCTCTCTCGGCGGCGACGCCGATCGCCTCTCGTCGATCCATACTCTTCTGCTTCCCTTCCCTCCTAGATCTGGCCCCCAGATCCTGAGGTCGTCCCCTTCTCCCTAGATCTGGGCTTTGATCCCGGCCCCGGTGCTAACCCTACCCCTCTGATTTGGTTTGCTTGTACCCTTGTTGATCTTGCAGGCTTTTGGTGGTGGCGAGGGCTTCAAGAGGCGAAGGCCGCGATGCTGACCAAATTCGAGACCAAGAGCAATCGGGTGAAGGGGCTGAGCTTCCACAGCAAGCGGCCCTGGATCCTCGCCAGCCTCCACAGCGGTGTGATCCAGCTATGGGACTACAGCATGGGCACGCTCATCGATCGGTTCGACGAGCACGACGGTCCCGTTCGTGGCGTCCACTTCCATAAATCGCAGCCCCTCTTCGTCTCCGGAGGTGATGAATTCTTCCATTTCTCcagatttttttctctttatgttCCATCTTTTTTGTGTTTCCCTGATCCGGGCTGTACTAAGATTTTATGTTTGATCTCCGTTGCCTTCAAAATTTTATACCTTAGTTTTGCTTGTAGTGATTGGATCTTGGACATTCCAAAGATTGCATTTGATTAGTTTTAATCTTGCAGATAGCTATTCTTTGTATCCGATCTGATGTATTATCTTGAATGATTAAAAATCGACTTGGTCTTTCTTAGGGCAGTTTTATTAATGCTTTGCTGTTTAGAATGAAGAATAGAGAAAGTCTTTTGAACATGAAAATTTGTCTGCGTTACTTCGTAACTGGTATAATAGCAAGTTGGGTTTTCTTTGTTGTCATATGGTTCAGGATTATTCATCTGGGAGTTGTGAGTGAACCTACGGTGGTTGGGTTACATTCTGATAAtatctaatttacattattttctttttcaatacTATGATGTTAGAATTTGTTATGATGCTTGCATTTCTTATTCACACTTGTACATGCAGGGGATGATTACAAAATCAAGGTCTGGAATTATAAGACCCGCCGTTGTCTATTTACCCTTCTTGGGCATCTTGATTACATCCGTACAGttcaattccatgatgagcatccCTGGATTGTTAGTGCTAGTGATGATCAAACCATTAGGATTTGGAACTGGCAATCACGGACCTGCATTTCTGTGTTAACCGGGCACAATCACTATGTCATGTGTGCCTCATTCCATCCAAAGGAGGACCTGGTTGTATCGGCTTCCCTTGATCAAACAATTCGTGTCTGGGATATTGGTTCTCTGAGGCAGAAGGTGGTACCAGCTGATGACAGTCTGCGGCTTAGTCAGATGAACACAGATTTGTTTGGTGGAATTGATGCAGTTGTCAAGTATGTCTTAGAAGGTCATGACCGTGGGGTCAATTGGGCATCATTCCATCCTACTTTGCCCCTAATCGTGTCTGGTGCTGATGACCGGCAAGTGAAACTCTGGAGAATGAATGGTAAGTTGAATAGAACCCTTGGATAATTTCACCCTACTAAAGTTGCTATCATGTTCAAATAATCTATAAATTATTAAATTGAAGAATGAACAAGATGCTTTTAATAGCCTAGAAGTTTCCTTATCATCAGAATACGATTATTTTgtggatgattcatgggttaaagTATGACATTGTTGGTATTAAGTAATCAAATACTCGTACTAATGCCTGTACGAGAATCTCATTGGACAGGTATGTAACAACTGGCAAAGTCTTCGATTGGCATTTAAGTTCATGGTTGGTATAGGTTGATTAATAAGTCTGCAAATGCATTGATGTATCCCATTCTCCTGGTGCAACAGATTCAAAGGCTTGGGAGGTGGACACATTGAGAGGGCACACTAACAACGTTTCTAGTGTGATGTTCCACACGAAGATGGATATCATTGTATCCAACTCGGAGGACAAAAGCATTCGTGTTTGGGATGCTACAAAACGCACAGGTGTTCAGACATTTAGACGTGAGCATGACCGCTTCTGGATTCTTGCTGTGCATCCAGCTATGAACCTTCTTGCGGCAGGTCATGATAGCGGCATGATCATCTTCAAGTTGGAGAGAGAACGCCCTGCTTTCTCTGTCAGTGGAGATACTCTATACTATGTTAAAGATCGCTTCTTGTGGTTGTATGAGTTCTCAACCCAGAAGGACATTCAGGTTGTTCCTATAAGGAAGCCTGGTTCTGTCAGCTTAAACCAGGGACCTAGAACACTGTCTTATAGTCCCACGGAGAATGCTGTATTGATCTGTTCTGATGTGGACGGTGGATCTTATGAGTTATATATTGTTCCTAaggacatatctcttaggagtgaCTATATGCAGGAAGCAAAAAGGGGGGCTGGTGGGTCAGCAGTTTTCATAGCCCGCAATAGATTTGCTGTTCTGGACAGGAGTACCAATCAAGTAGTAGTGAAGAACCTGAAAAATGAGATAGTAAAGAAAAGTCTTCTTCCAATCGCTACTGATGCAATATTTTATGCTGGGACTGGTAACGTGTTGTGCAGAGCTGAGGACAGGGTGGCCATCTTTGATCTTCAGCAGAGGATTGTCATTGGTGAGCTGCAGACCCCATCTGTCAAGTACATTGTCTGGTCAAGTGATATGGAATCTGTTGCTTTGCTTGGTAAGCATGCTATAGTCATTGCTAATAAGAAACTTGTGCTTCGTTGCACAATGCACGAGACAATTCGTGTAAAAAGTGGTGCCTGGGATGATAATGGTGTTTTCATTTATGCAACATTAAATCATATCAAGTATTGCCTAAGTAATGGGGACACCGGAATTGTAAGAACCCTGGATGAAACTATTTACATAACCAAGATATCTGGAAGCAATATTTTTTGCTTGGATCGCGATGGGAAGACCCGGGTTATATCAATTGATGCTACAGAGTACATCTTCAAGCTTTCTCTTATGCAAAAAAGATATGACCATGTGATGGGTATGATAAGGAATTCACAGTTATGTGGTCAGGCTGTAATTGCATATCTTCAACAGAAAGGCTTTCCAGAAGTTGCTCTCCATTTCGTTAAGGATGAGAAGACCCGATTTAATCTGGCTCTTGAGAGTGGTAATATCCAAATTGCTGTTGCTTCAGCAAAAGAGATTGATGATAAAGACCATTGGTACAGGTTGGGCATTGAGGCCCTTCGACAGGGAAACACTAACATTGTAGAATATGCATATCAGAGGACAAAGAACTTTGAGAGGCTCTCATTTCTCTATCTTGTAACAGGGAATATGGAAAAGCTATCCAAAATGCTGAGGATAGCTGAAATTAAGAATGACATCATGGGTCAGTTCCACAATGCACTGTATCTTGGTGACATTCAGGAACGTGTCAAAATACTGGAGAATGCTGGTCATTTGCCTCTTGCATATGTTACAGCTGCCACTCATGGACTTCAGGAAGTTGCTGATAGGCTTGCAACTGAGCTGGGAGATAATGTTCCTTCATTACCTGAAGGAAAGACCCATTCTCTTCTAATGCCTCCTGCACCACTCATGTGTGGTGGGGATTGGCCCTTACTAAGGGTAATGAGAGGTATCTTTGACAATGGTTCGGATATGGGGAGGGCAGgacaggaggaagaggaggatgctGCTGGTGCTGACTGGGGTGATGAGGAACTGGACATTGTTGACATGGAGGGAGTGATGCAGAATGGTGAAATAATAGCAGATCTTGAGGACGGTGAAGGAAATATAGAGAATGAAGAAGAAGGAGGATGGGATCTTGAAGATCTGGAATTACCAGCTGATGTGGATACACCAAAAGCTGCAGGCAATTCTCGCCATTCATTGTTTGTTACCCCAACACCTGGGATGCCTGTAAGTCAAATCTGGATCCAGAAATCATCTCTTGCTGGGGAGCATGTGGCAGCTGGAAACTTTGACACTGCCATGCGCTTGCTCAGCCGTCAATTGGCTATAAAGAACTTTGCACCTTTGAAGCCACTATTCATGGATATTCACATGGGCAGTCATTCTTATCTGTATGCGCTTGCTACTGCACCGATTATATCGATTGCTGTTGAAAAGGGATGGAATGAGTCTGCTAGCTCTAGTGGAGGAGGTCCACCAGCACTTGTCTTCAGGTTCTCACAGATGGATGAGAAACTTAAGGCAGCTTATCGAGCCACAACAGAAGGAAAGTTCCCTGATGCTTTACGCCAATTCCTTAACATTTTGCACACCATCCCTCTTATTGTTGTTGACTCAAGGAGGGAAGTTGATGAAGTGAAGGAGCTGATTGACATAGCCAGAGAATATGTTCTAGGTTTGAAAATTGAGCTCAAAAGAAAGGAAATCAAGGACAATTTGGTTCGACAGCAAGAACTAGCGGCCTATTTCACAAATTGTAAGCTTCAGAAGATTCATATGAGGCTCGTCCTCACAAGTGCTATGACCATCTGCTACAAGGGAGGGAACTGCTCTACAGCGGCTAATTTTGCAAGGATGCTTCTTGAGAGCAGCCCAACAGAAGTCCAGGCGAAGAAGGCTAGGCAGCTGTTGCAACATTGTGGTGACAAAAAAGATGTTAACCAGCTCGATTACGATTATAGGAATCCATTTGTGGTTTGTGGGGCAACTTTTGTTCCGATCTACCGTGGCCAGAAAGATGTTTCTTGCCCTTATTGTGGAGCTAGATTTGTGCCAACCATTGAAGGTCATCTTTGTGCTGTTTGTGAGCTTGCAGTGGTAGGAGCAGATGCATCTGGCCTGCTCTGCTCGCCTACACAGATAAGATAATTGGCATAAGGTACTTCTGTTATTTGTTAACTTTTGCCCTTTTCTGTTATTTAGCTTCTTGCTGTTATATTATATCTTGCCTGGGACATATTGATTATGTGCAAGGTAAAGCAATAATAGTAGAAATGTTGCTTTTGAGCATCTTGCCCCATTCGCCGAACCATGGGGAGGTATTTAAGGGGTTAGTTTTTACTAGATTTTGCAGACGGTGTTAGAACAAGATTGTAGAAGCTACATTTGGTTAAAAGAATGCAGTTAGGATTTTCATGTATTTCTTCCATCCCTGGATTGTTTATGGAGCCTTTTTTAGGTGGTCAAGTTTCACTGTTGCATGCATTTATTATATTTGTAGTTATTAATGAACAATTGTTGAATCTGAATAACCGGTGAGCCCATTTCTTGTGATGTTTTTTCATTGTATCTGACTTTTTATCAGACTATGTGGATGGAAGTGTTGTCTTAGAACAACAATTACAAGGAGGTAGTAAAAAAACAGAAGGTGAGAAATTGTTGGATGAATTCAGTACCTGGCCACCTTTTTATTGAAGTTATAGAAACTTAAAAGATTAGCTCACTAGGTTTTGCAGACATGTCTTGCAGAGTGTTAGAAGAGACGTGCAAGAAAGAATTACATGAAACATTTTCTGTGGTATGGACGTCAGAAGTTGGACAGATTGATGGATTGTAGGATGAAAACTTTGACCGTCGCAGTGTGAAAATGCAGAGATATGGAAATATGCAGGAATGTAATTCCGGATAGGGAATTACATTCCATCACTTCATGCGATTGCAGATTGTGAGAGGTAACAGGTTATACGATCTTTCTCTGAGATAGCTATACTGTTATAGGAACTACGTGGCTGTTCTTTCTATCAGCACCACAACCATTATTAGTTAATCTTCCTTGGCTTTTGTTCTCTTATTATCTTGCAAAGAAAGACGCTTCATTTTGTCTCATGTTCATTATAACATTACATTCTAATCTGTGTGTTcctaaaataaattcatgaataactGCAAATAGACATCCCCAATTTATTCACATGCATGatccgaatatatatatatatatatatatatatatatatatatatatatatagatccgTCGTCCTAATTAAGTAGCCCAAAGAAATTTCTCAAGCTTAGATATTTTTTTAGgattcaccaaaaaaaaaagttattgaaaataaaacaaataaaatcGTTGCATGGAGGGTAGAGTTTAACAAGGTGTGAACTACGATAACTGCACCCTTCGACCAAACTCCCCCCCCTTCGCCATTATTTAGGGCTTTTTGCAACAATAACTATTTTGTGGAAAATGGACTCGAGTAATTTGGACTATCCGTTTGGTTCTCTCATGGATTACTCCTCTTAACAGTCACATCGATAAGAACCACTGTGATGCCTTCTTTCACTTCATATTCTCTTTTCTAGACCGTCAGATACATAAAATTCAGACGAGCAGCTCATCGTTACCACTGGATCAAAGTGGATGCTTAACCACGCAAAGGCCAAAGCAAGGTAGTTCCTTGACCAGATTCTAAAACTGCTGCATGGGATAGAGAAGGATGAGAGCACCACCATCTTCACTGATGATGCCATGAGATCTTCAATTATGCTGTCTGTGCTGGTGTTCTTGATAAAAAGTGGCCGACGTGACCTGTTCTAGTGTGCCTGATTGCAATTGCAGTGTGAGAGAAACCTGGAGCTTTCGTCAATGGAGCAAAGCGTgtttcctttttcatttttctttttgggGATAATTAACTCCCAGATACTATTTTAGAATGTAACAAAATTGATCTCGTGTGTGTGTCTGTGATATAAAGATTTATGAAAGGATAAACGGTGAATCCGAAATTTTATGATgctttaataattttttactaattatatatatatatatatatatatatatatatatatatatatatatatatatatattgagtgaATCTTTACATCGAGGAGTCAGCACAGCTTGATCCGATCTTGGATGTGCAATATCACCCATGCGGAAACTAGGGCAACAGAAGTGCGTGGCGGGTCGAGTTAAGCTACGGGTCTTGTCGCTTACTTCTTCGTCGTCAACCCCTGCACACAGGCCGAGGTCGGGAAGGAGATTTCCCAACTCGATCCCTTCGAAgcttaagttagcttttggtgaaATGAGAGAGAGTTCAGTTCCCTTGGCGTTGACCAAGTGACGGGTCTTTATACCTGCACACGGAGATTGGTCGTGCCCTTAAGCGGTAGGCCCATGCCTCTGTGCTCGACGGTGTCGTTTCGATCGATGTGTGCGGATTGTTCTCGAGTGGCGCCGTCCCGATCATTCCAGGGCGGCTCTGTACTCAACGGTGCCATTCCGGTCGACGTGTGCGGATCATCCTCGAGCGACACCGTCTCAATCATTCCGAGGTAgctctatacttgatggtgctgtcCCGGTTGACGTGTGCGGATCTTCCTCGAGCGACGTCGTCCCGATCATTCTAGGGTGGCTCTATACTCGACAACGTTATTTCGGACCTTCTAGGGTAGTTTCGTATCTGATGACGTCGCTTTTACGGTCTTGCACAAGtttggggaggggggggggtgggggtgggggagaGAAGGGAGAGGGGACATGGTCTACCACATTAGCTTATAAGTTTCATATCGGTACTGTCGTGGCTATGGTATGCTGTTAAAGGGCATACTATCAAAttgtgctatatatatatatatatatatattcatccatagtcgaaaatataataaaatattaaaattatatcttttttttatcatttttatttttttataaaaaattattaagataaaataaaattatatattttatttaaaaaaaaatataaaatttaaaaatataaaatttttaagctGCAATTGTAATCTATAGTTAGTTAGTAGAATAAACGCTTATCATTTATTTCGATTCCCTGGTCGGGCACGTATCACTGCGAGGTAGGGGGAAACGATTTCATCTTTTTAATGACGAAAATGCTCCTAGAGATTTGCTAAAGGACGAGCCGTCCTCCTCCCGTGCCACCATTTACACAACCGTAGTATTACTCTCTCCCTTCTCTGCCCGCTCCGCTTCTGCGTTCGTGTGACCTCTCGCTTTCTTAATTCCCCATCTGAAACCCCGCAAACTCCTTCTCCGACCAATACCCTCTTCTCGATCCAATCCGAGATCGGCGAGCAGTTAAAGGTCGGTTCTTGCTGTGAAAGATGCCGGTTCCCCTTCTTGCCCTAGTTTGGATTTCCCCTGCTATTTCC
The DNA window shown above is from Musa acuminata AAA Group cultivar baxijiao chromosome BXJ2-4, Cavendish_Baxijiao_AAA, whole genome shotgun sequence and carries:
- the LOC135611096 gene encoding coatomer subunit alpha-3-like, with amino-acid sequence MLTKFETKSNRVKGLSFHSKRPWILASLHSGVIQLWDYSMGTLIDRFDEHDGPVRGVHFHKSQPLFVSGGDDYKIKVWNYKTRRCLFTLLGHLDYIRTVQFHDEHPWIVSASDDQTIRIWNWQSRTCISVLTGHNHYVMCASFHPKEDLVVSASLDQTIRVWDIGSLRQKVVPADDSLRLSQMNTDLFGGIDAVVKYVLEGHDRGVNWASFHPTLPLIVSGADDRQVKLWRMNDSKAWEVDTLRGHTNNVSSVMFHTKMDIIVSNSEDKSIRVWDATKRTGVQTFRREHDRFWILAVHPAMNLLAAGHDSGMIIFKLERERPAFSVSGDTLYYVKDRFLWLYEFSTQKDIQVVPIRKPGSVSLNQGPRTLSYSPTENAVLICSDVDGGSYELYIVPKDISLRSDYMQEAKRGAGGSAVFIARNRFAVLDRSTNQVVVKNLKNEIVKKSLLPIATDAIFYAGTGNVLCRAEDRVAIFDLQQRIVIGELQTPSVKYIVWSSDMESVALLGKHAIVIANKKLVLRCTMHETIRVKSGAWDDNGVFIYATLNHIKYCLSNGDTGIVRTLDETIYITKISGSNIFCLDRDGKTRVISIDATEYIFKLSLMQKRYDHVMGMIRNSQLCGQAVIAYLQQKGFPEVALHFVKDEKTRFNLALESGNIQIAVASAKEIDDKDHWYRLGIEALRQGNTNIVEYAYQRTKNFERLSFLYLVTGNMEKLSKMLRIAEIKNDIMGQFHNALYLGDIQERVKILENAGHLPLAYVTAATHGLQEVADRLATELGDNVPSLPEGKTHSLLMPPAPLMCGGDWPLLRVMRGIFDNGSDMGRAGQEEEEDAAGADWGDEELDIVDMEGVMQNGEIIADLEDGEGNIENEEEGGWDLEDLELPADVDTPKAAGNSRHSLFVTPTPGMPVSQIWIQKSSLAGEHVAAGNFDTAMRLLSRQLAIKNFAPLKPLFMDIHMGSHSYLYALATAPIISIAVEKGWNESASSSGGGPPALVFRFSQMDEKLKAAYRATTEGKFPDALRQFLNILHTIPLIVVDSRREVDEVKELIDIAREYVLGLKIELKRKEIKDNLVRQQELAAYFTNCKLQKIHMRLVLTSAMTICYKGGNCSTAANFARMLLESSPTEVQAKKARQLLQHCGDKKDVNQLDYDYRNPFVVCGATFVPIYRGQKDVSCPYCGARFVPTIEGHLCAVCELAVVGADASGLLCSPTQIR